AGAGTGCTGGGAACACGAGCTCTACAGATTGCGTGAGTGTGTCCAGATGTTCAGATGTCCAGATGTGGTGTCTCAGCTCTGGCTCTTTTCTACACAAGCCTTTACGTAATGAGGTGAATCTCTTCTATTTGCACATTGGCTGGAATTCAGTACTTGCTGATTTGTTCCAAACAGGATGTGCGCTCCAGTCATGGTAGAGCTGGAGGGGGAGACAGACCCTTTGCAAATAGCTATGAAAGAGCTCAAGTAAGTGCAGAGATCATTATTGTGAGATTTAGAGCCGCCCTGTACTCCCCAGTGTCTTACCATGGTTCTGGTTTGTCTCCTccaacagaagcagaaaaatccCCATCATCATCCGCAGGTACCTTCCCGATGGGAGCTACGAAGACTGGGGCTGCGACGAGCTGATCATTACTGATTAACGAACTTATCCAGTCTGCATTGACAAAACAATATACCTCCATCATGTCAGGTCAGTCAGCTACACAAACCCAGGAGTTTCCTTAGGATAATGAAATTATCTCCCTCCAGTTCATACCACGATTGAATCCTTTATTATCCAGTCACATATAAATACATGGACTGTATCAAACAGATTTTGGAAgagctgtgaaaaacaaaccagtgtgtTGATTATGGGTTGATAATCCAATAATCAGACCCTGACTCGCCTTACATTGTTGCTGCATCACTTATACTATTTGTTTTAATAGCTGCATTATAACTAAGAGCCACAAGGGGGAAATGTATTTAAGTCAAACATTTGGTTTTAGAAAATCATCCTGTGTTGTAAATGTtccatttgttgttttggaAGGAGGAGGCTGGTTAGTGGGAAAGAactgttttattgttataaaTAAACTCTTTTGTATGAATGGTCACGTCTACTTCATATGACTTACACAGACACGTGTGTGAAGTTTTACCTGTTGGTTTCATATCTATGTCACAGAGATTTAACAGTATAATTATCCAAAAAGCTGGATACACCTGACTAAGTGCAAATTCCAGGTAAGCTGAAGTGTGTTTGATTTGCAGTAAGCCTACAGACGTTTGACACCAGTATAGTAAATAGTCTGAAACTGTTGTTGCAGCTTTAGTGTTAGAAATAGTCACTAATTCTCCTCTTAACAGTCTGTTTATatccactgtttgttttttaatgacactttCTTGTTCTACATgttatttctttctcattttgaGATATTCATGAAATACATGAGTGTAATCTGCAGTTTTTCACTACCATGTCCAGACTGACAGCTGTGTAGATAAAAGCCATTGATGGCTGTGCTTGACATATTCTAACCTTCCTCTTTGGATATATTAGTATTCTGAGGTCATAGGTGGTTCTTCTGTACCGTTGATAAAGCATTGACATTACTCTCCAAACAATATTTATTGAATTACATAATAATCTGATTTTGTCTGGATCTTGAAATGATCTCTGGCTGTTTTAGGGATCTAAAGAAAAGGATTGATTCTTATGATCTCTTTATTAcaatttataaaacatttggcTGTTCCCCTGTCAGTATGTTTATAGGCTGCATTCCTTCCAAAACTAATTTGCTGGGAGGTTCTTGTCACGCCTGGTGTTCGGAAACTGTCTAAAGAGATGCTGAAACTAACACGATGCTCTGCGTCTCCTCGCTCTtcccccacaaacacacaaagcagccaGACAGTTGCTGTATTGTTTGGAGGAAGTGGGCTGTTCCTCAGGCAGATACAGGAGAAAGAGGATTAACGGTTTTGTTGTACATGAGGCTGTGTGATGTtacatgttctgtgtgtgtgtgtgtgtgtgtgtgtatgagcatgCATGTTTTCTTGTTCTCTCATGCATCACACAAACGTTTAAACCTCGTCAGGATAAAGCCGTTTTCTACTggtgtctgtaaatgtgtgaaGACAGTTATAAATTTCTTAGAAACTTGTTTAATCTGTGAATCCTTTGATTAGAGGAGACACAGCCTCAGGGTGATGCTGTGCTCCTTTaatgggtggggggtggggggcatgTGATACTCACCAGTACTCACCACAGTGAGGACACCATCAGGTCACCCTCCACCCAGCTGAGGGTGTGGCTAATATCTTCTGACTTATTCTTTTGCTCTTCACAGTctaccttcttcttcttttgctgttttctgatccTTATTGTTGTGTTCGTACACATCATGTCTTCTCTTTGGATTGTGTGTCTCCTGTTGTTTTATAATTACTTAACTTCTCTTTAAACAGTTTTGGAGACAAATTGCCCATAATCCCTGTTTACTCATATATAATGTCATTCTTAGCATTTTTCAgatttggatttattttgaaGATCTGCTCTTAACAAATGAAAGTACCCAATTCCATTTAACTGTATCATGTTAAGTTTACCAGTCGGATCCCTTGAGAACAAATTTTGTCTGGCATTTTAATGCATACTttggatttttttgtaattcatGCAAAGCCCTTTGTAAGTTTTCACCTTCCCcattctgaatttcccccattggggatgaataaagtatctatcttctttctgtctgtctgtctttcttgtctgtctgtctgtctgtctatctatctatctttctcctcagaggaggagggtgggtcGCAGGAGTTGTAGGGTCTTTGTGCAGAGAATGTATGAGAGTCCCTTTGTATCCCGGTGAAGCTGCAGGCCTGGCAGTTATGGCTAGGGCTCCCTCATTGCCCTGTTTCCCTCCTCCCCCAAAGTTCTCTTTCAATGGCCTTCTTTGTCTTTCCAAAGTATCGCCCAGCCGATTAAAGAGAGAGAATTAGGAGTCAGGCTTAACCTGCAGCTCACAGCAACATACGTGCATGCATTCGCAGTGTAACAAACCTGAAATATGCATGTGGCCGTGCATCACCAATCGCAGCCCCTTCTGAGGTTGATAAATCAGAGGAAGCTTTGGTTTGCACTGATCTCACTTTAGTGCATTAATGTGGGTCAGTTCTGTTCCCGTTGTAACATCCACACAGATTCACTCACCGTCCGTGCACGGAAGGAACCACCGCTAATGTTCTCTTACCTCTGCTGAGAGTCAGCTGTGGCCGTCAGCTGAGTCGCGGCCAGCTGAAGTGAATTATCCATGAGCTGAACAGATTATGTTGGAAATGTGAGCAGGGCTTCAGTCATTAGACGCCATGAAGAcatgtgcttttgttgttttctgtaatttatGAAGAGAAATGAATTTTTCTTCCATCGTAGTAGGAACATTTCTGGTATCTGACAATTATTTTTGTATCATACTTTAGCTATTCAAACtaatatttattacatattaaGTATTCTGATCTATTGTAAAAGGATTCAATAGGCAGACTTGTATTAAAGCAGAAATAATAGCTTTATTTCAAGTGAGAATAAAAGGTCATTAGTCATCACATGTTTAGGCTTTCGCTCCTGCTGTTACTTAGAAGCTGGTTTGCTGCAGTTACACAACAGAATAAAATGGCTACTACTAAGACGGCAGTGAAGTTTTCTCtataatgaaaagaaacagcGCAAACATGAAaccaatataaataaatgaaacattcataGCAACATTAACAGATATTTCATATAAAGCagtgaaaaatgttaaatgaactcTGCTTCTTGTGCTGGAGGTAAATGGTTAAATGAAATCAAGCAGTGCTGCATGCATATGGTTCGCTTCTGTGTCCAAAGAGTATATGGGtgataaacataaaataaggCAAACGAagtatatattttcttattgcCAGGTGAAGAGtatgataatgaaaatacagTTGTGACGTCTATGGAGAGCGAGAGATGAGAaatcagaaaaaacacaacacaaatagaaaacaaaaacaaaaaggatttAACATACAGGTTGTTGCTTCTCTGTCCCATGTGTTAGTAATCAGTATATTAATGACAAGGCACATTTTATATTGAATACATTTAAGGTTAAGTTGTGATAAAGCTTATATTCTAACTGCTTTACTCACACAATCTCTGGCAACACTTTCTCAGTCTTGGCATCACTGAAACTGTcttgaaatatttctttaaacGATACACAACTAGAATCAGAACGTACTGAAAACTGTTCTACATAGAGAGAAAGGCAGTGGTGGATTCACTGGATATAATCGTGGCAGAAAGCACTGGATAGTATTAATACACTCAGTcgttaaaatgaaaatgtgagcCTTATCAATGAAGACAGTCTTTTAACATTAACGTGCTTCATCAATATGTCAAATGCTAACGAAGACCATCACACTCATCAGTGCCGCTGTGGGGAAAAAGGCAGGAGTAGCTTCTGAAACAATATGTTTTTAAGACATTTACAACAATTGGAATAATGTTGACATCTAAAGCAAACTAATTAGTTCATGTTAAGGTAGTTTTGAGTCACGTTGGGAGAAACGTCGGTTTCTTCTCTACATTTAAAGTTTTGGTCTCAAAACTTTGGtcattttacaaatatttcaTGTCTGTACACATCAATATATGTACATTTGTAGTTTCAAGTACTTTTGTATAAACTATCCTGATAATAGTCAGTCAGTCATGAAAACCTTTTATGAAATATGTGTTTCATTGAACAAAACTGGTTTTATGGCATTTTTCTGCTGTGCTTGTTCATTGTGTGTACAAAAGGCGTTTTTGTGAACACAGCAGATTTAAATAGGGACAAATGTGCCTCAGAAACCAACAGAACCTGTTTTGTATTGATTTCCAAAAGCAACACTAAACATCTGTTTGATAAAAGGTCAGTCCTGAGAAATGAATGGGCCATAGCCAAATAGTTTGGCACTCCATTCACCTGGTATTAAAAGATTTCATTGGCCTTTCATAATACAGGCCAAGGTTTTCATCTTGAAGTTACATATTAGAGATTAAGATGTTATTATCACTGTGGACCATGGTCCCTGTGGCTGCTGACCCCGGGGGGTAGACGGTGCAGTGTGCGTCCTCTGCTACATATGGAGTCACCAAACCCACAGAGACGTGATCATAAACCAACTCTGCTAATTGTGGTTTTTGAGCAGCAGACGTTTTGCTGCTGTGAATCAAACCTGGAACTCTGCGATGGtggatgtgttttgttttttaccgCACCAAACTTCTGCGCCCCCTAAAAGCACCACGGTTCAAACTCATCCTTGGGCTGTGACAGCATTTCTGCATCTGGGCTAAACCACAATGGGGTCCCCACCCACATGCCTCCCCAGCCTCCTCCCCTGGTGCCTGCCCACTCCCTTTGGCCCAGACCCCTTCCACCTCCAAAACCACCAacactgctgttgctgttgttgctgctccTGCTCCTTGGGTCCGACATGGGGGCTGAACCTGCACCAGTATCCTCTGGTCTCGTTGTCTGTCATGGCCGCGACAGTGTTGTGTAGACGGGCTGTTCCCAGTGTGTCGGGCTGTGTGACTGTGGTACGCTGGCAGGGTCAGCGATAGGCGTGTACAGGGGCCTCTGGGAGGGGCCCATGTAAGAGAAGGCGGAGTACAACCCAGAGGCCTGGCTGGAGTGGGTGTAGTATGACCCTGAAGCCTGGTGATCAGCATAATCAGCAAACTGAGCCCTGGAAGCCAGCGAGGGGAAGGCAGAACTGTAGTGGGGAAGGCTGAGGGGGGTGTAGGTGACGTGAGACCCTGCTGAGACTGCTTCTGAGAAGTGAGCCCCAGCTCCTCCGGTCTCACTCTTGATTTGAGCCTTGGAGGGGTCTGAGCTCAGAGGGGAGCCGTGGTGttgctgtgactgctgctgcttgGAGAGCCAGGCTGCTGAGTGTCCACTGGCCACTGCCAGAGCTGAGGAGATGCCGTACGTGTACGGGGAggctggagaagctgctgcggctgctcCTGCACCAGCACCCTGTCCAACCCCCGGCTGCCCGTTTGGGGGAAGATACTGGTCAAACTCATTGACATCAAAAGGCTCCATGTTGGCCATCACCTCATGGCTCATCTCACCAATGTCCACATTACCAAAGTCAATGTGAGGTTTTCCAGATCCTGGAGCACCTGAACTTCCCTCTGCTCCAATTGTGCCACGAGGGGCCCCGTTCCCAACACCCTCCCTTTTTCCATCCCCTGCTTTCCCAGATTGAGACTCTGTCTTGGGAGTGGTGGGAGGTGTTGGAGGACTGTGGCTCTGACCTATAAGGACACAAGAAAACATATAGTTAGAGCTGTTTTCCTTGGAGACTCAAACAATTTCCTATCTGTGTCAGGATGGTGTTACTGGGGTAGTGGGTGAGGACCTGCGGCATGAAGGTGGTGCCCATCTGCCAGAGGCGACCCGGCTCCCCCACAATGTGCCACGTCCAGGTGGAGGCCCTTGTAGTGGGACTGGCTGTGGCTGCCCTCACCCTCCGAATGGCCGTCGGCCTCGCTTCCTGAGCCAGAACCAGGCTTTCCATTCTTGCGGCGGCGTGGTTGGTATTTGTAGTCGGGATAATCCTTCTTGTGCTGCTTCCTCAGCCTCTCTGCCTCCTCAATGAAGGGTCGCTTGTCAGCCTCATTGAGAAGCCTCGGATATAAGGAAAACATGCAATGCAGGAAGATTCAGGAAAAAAAGATCAACAGGTGTATGTGGTGAAATGATTCTGACTAAAGATGCATCCTGCCTGCAAACATGGAACTGTGGTGGTTATGCTTCTGGCAAAAATGGCATGAGAAACCCCTGACCTGCCTTAACCTCCCTTCATCGTTTTTCTGAGCCAATTAACCAATCACGACTGAGCCCAAGGTCAAGTCTTCATCTAATTAGTGCTCAGTTCCTACAAGGTTAATGAATTTAGCCTTTCTGACCTTTAATGCTGGCATGTTCTGCATGGGAAAGCAAAGAAGAGTCTTTAAAATAAACTCTGAACTTTGAACTTAAAGTTGTGATCAGAGACCATGATATGAGCCACTTGTCCCATTCTCAGGAATTTAGTCAGGAATAtcaaaacactttttatttgtgtgtgtaaacaagTAATTTTTAAACTAAAGTCATTAAACATATTGTGGTTCTTACTGATCAAACAGTATGAAGATAATGCAGTTCAGATCTCAGGAACTTTTTATGTTCTTAGTTTAGGGAAATGTTCAGGACAAGATCACTTTGTCCAGTTGTCCCTGAAACTCTCAGGCGTCACCATGACACTGACCTTTGCCCTCTCCACTGTGTCCCCTAACCCCGTGTCTGACCCCTGCAGAGCACTAATGTTTCTGAGTTTATCCTGAACATGTTTATTACAAAGACCGGGTCTCTGTGCTGCAGATGTGGCTTGTTAATGAATGTATTTCAAACCCGCTGCTGCtgaatgagtgagtgtgagtgtgagcatCAGGAGGTGGGCTGTCAGCTCTAACTGCTCTAACTGTTCACATGAAGTGGCCTCCTCACCTCCACAGCTTCCCCAGGGTCTTGCTGAGCTCCGCGTTGTGCAGGTGTGGGTGTTGGTCGGCCAGTTTCCTCCGCGCCGCCTGCGCCCACACCATGAAGGCGTTCATTGGCCTCTTCACGTGTGGCTTGCTCTTGCTTCCTGTGTTCACGCGCACGGGCATGGGCACGAGGGTCCAATCGTAGCAACTGAGCACCTGGCTCACCGCCTCGCGGATACCTTGGGGGAAGCGGTCTTCCTCGTCTTCGGATTTGACGGACGAGCAGCCCGCCGACATGTCGTCCAGACTCGCCAGCTGCGGCTGCCCGTGGATGGGCGAGTCCCCCCCACCCGTTGCACCGGAGGAATGTCCTGGTGACAGTGAGCGGCTGTCGTCCGACATGCCGGGACTCAGCTCGACCTCCGACAAGCTGTGCTCCTCTCTCGACATCTTCCTACACACACAAGCCTCCAGGTGCGCAGAGGATCCAACGCCTGTTCCTAAATGCTCAGCTCTGTCTACCGGGTCCCTGTTCCTGCTTATCCCTACAGTTACGCACGGAGTGTGGGCTGACGCTGTCTGATCTGTCCCTTTGGACTCCTCTAAGTTATAATATAAACTGCCAGTCTGTCTCTACTCTCAGCCTCCGTTGCAAAACTCTGTGAGGGTTCCACATTAAAGTTCTTTCCATCCGGGTTGTTGGTATCATAGGCGGCTCAGTGCGCACCTTGGACCCCAGTTTAGCTACTAATGCACAGCTGCCTGCGCCAAACTCACCCAGTCTCTCTTCCCTCCTGacttccccttctctctctcctccgtGTGCCCCGCAATTGAAATCCGACAGCGAGGACCTGAAACAGCAGAGTGTTGAGGAGCGCCATtacaaaaacagtaacagtcCCTGTTTCACCTGGCAACAAAAACTTCACAAACACCTGGACCCTGCAGGGAAGCGGTGCTGTTAGACCCAGGCTAAGCCATTGTCTGTTACGGAGAAGACTTTGGCCTGATTTTACAGTTTCTTCTCTATCGTCAATAAAACCACGCCCCACCCCAACTTGTTTCACCCATAAAAACCTGTTAAATGTGAGGAGTTTCCATGTTGCCTTCATCTTTCACTAATATAAATAATGAACCTCAAGTGATTTCGTTAAATGTCAGGAGTATAAGAGACATTTCCAAAACAAGTTTGACCAGGACTTAATGCTTCATGGTTAAGATTTGCCATGATGGTACAAAATCTGCTCAAAAACCAAAATGGATTTCCCATTTTTTTAATCCTGTAAGTGCATCTGCATAAACTTTAGACTTTTTATATCGAGTATAAGCGGCAGACTTCCAGTTCCAGCAGAACGCAGTGCCTCTCTGCAGGCACAACCCTCGCCCCCAAACAAGCTACTGTTTAAGGGTTTGCAGTTGTTCCAAGGTCCCCGGAGAGAAAGTGTTGGAATGATATGAGGCCGCAGCAGCACAGACCTTGGATTTATACTCTGCAGGTCTTGGATAAACATGGACCTGGCGCTGGAAATATAAActctgtgtgcgtgcgtgtcaGTATACGCCGTGTTTGTGAAACAGGCCCAGGTCTATCGACAGGAGCAAAATGTGTCCTTGTTTTGTCCCTTAAATCAACACTCAGCCTCAAGGTTTAGGTTCTAAATCAGCAGAGAACGTCCCGTGAAGCCTCACAGCCCgctggtttgttttctttcctccgTATCGTGTTGCACCAAAATCTCATACACGTCTGTTGACATTACGCAATAGGTAGTCCGTTTTAAAAGCTTGTGTGTTCATGTTCGGGTTAAGTGAGGAGGTTGCCTCATCTTTATATTTGAAGACAAATGTTCAGCTCTTCTAAATTCTACATGAACTAATTTATGTGTTGGTGTTTGGttaacagctgctgctgtaacCAGCAgtggactttttaaaaattgagttAAACGGCAGAATAAATGTCGTGTGGCTCTTTATAAAAGTTTGACGTGTTGTGAAAACCAGCTTTTATTCAACATCAGATTGTTTCCATTTCCAGCAGAGGCCCATGTTAAGCTTCACCATCTGTCCGAGGCGCATTACTAACGATACGCGTTTGCCACCTGGTCTGCGAGGCTGGTTCGCAGTCCGCGCCCCTGCTGCAGACAAAACCTAAACACCGTGCGTAAAAACGCACCAAAATGCCCCTTTGCGCACCTGTTGTCTGCGTTGGCTCGACGCGCTGCGTGTTCATATTACCTCTCataagaaagaaaggaaaaaaacaatcattaaaaaTCACTTGTGATATTTTCCTTAATGACCACATTGATCTTAAAGTATTAACATATTCAGCctcaaattaaaatcaaaccaAGTAAAGGATTTTAAAACTGTCTGTTGTCACGGGGCTCAGTCCGAAACAGTAAATGCCCTTTAGTTCAGGAATTATCAGAGTATTTATAGATTGTTTCTGACACACCCTTCAGATCGAGATTATTTGGATTTACCGAGCACATTTACAGCGCGTAATGAATTTCCGGCTATGTGAACTCATTATCGCCGCTTGACTTACCAATAAGTTGGCCTTAATTTGCTTGTTTGGAAACTTTGTTTTAATGGCAGTGAAATAAACGAAGTTTCATCTGGTCCAAACAAACCGGCACATTATGCAATTAAACCAAGCGCTGTATAATCTAGCAAATGTGGATCTATAGAAATACGTCATTACAGATTATAAATACAGATTATAAATTATTTGCGTCTGCACCAGATTCCGTTTGGATGTTAAGGTTGTTTTGTCCCTAATGTGCCTTTACTGTTATTTCATTTCACCTACAACTTTTCAAACGCTCTTCTCTTTTAGAAAGCTGCTTGAGTAAACGCAAAAATCCTAAATTCTACAGTCAGTACCAGTAAAAACCTTCCAAAACAAATAATGATCATcgaaacaaaaataaatcaatttaaaacaGGACCACCTGTTCCACTGACAACAGAACGATCATTACCATGACTCAAAAATTCTTCGTACATGCCTAAACCgaaattaaataaagtttttgatgcagaaaatgttaaatattgtaAAAGCTCTAGTCTCAGATTAGTTTTTCTACACGAAGACCTGGATGAATAAAATGTCCCAGATGTTATTAAAACTTTAGAATGAACACATTAGTCATTTGGGACCAGTATATGACCACAGTCCTAGCTCACAAATCCGTAAAAAGTTCTAAATAGTGATCCAGGCAATGTTAACcaacattacatctctgactCTGAGTCGGGCTCTTCTCTGTTACTCCGACGAGAATCAAAGCGCagagtcagag
This genomic window from Mastacembelus armatus chromosome 8, fMasArm1.2, whole genome shotgun sequence contains:
- the sox10 gene encoding transcription factor SOX-10; protein product: MSREEHSLSEVELSPGMSDDSRSLSPGHSSGATGGGDSPIHGQPQLASLDDMSAGCSSVKSEDEEDRFPQGIREAVSQVLSCYDWTLVPMPVRVNTGSKSKPHVKRPMNAFMVWAQAARRKLADQHPHLHNAELSKTLGKLWRLLNEADKRPFIEEAERLRKQHKKDYPDYKYQPRRRKNGKPGSGSGSEADGHSEGEGSHSQSHYKGLHLDVAHCGGAGSPLADGHHLHAAGQSHSPPTPPTTPKTESQSGKAGDGKREGVGNGAPRGTIGAEGSSGAPGSGKPHIDFGNVDIGEMSHEVMANMEPFDVNEFDQYLPPNGQPGVGQGAGAGAAAAASPASPYTYGISSALAVASGHSAAWLSKQQQSQQHHGSPLSSDPSKAQIKSETGGAGAHFSEAVSAGSHVTYTPLSLPHYSSAFPSLASRAQFADYADHQASGSYYTHSSQASGLYSAFSYMGPSQRPLYTPIADPASVPQSHSPTHWEQPVYTTLSRP
- the polr2f gene encoding DNA-directed RNA polymerases I, II, and III subunit RPABC2; the encoded protein is MSDNEDNFDDGDFDDAEEDEGLDDLENAEDEDQEHVQILPAGEGQQANQKRITTPYMTKYERARVLGTRALQIAMCAPVMVELEGETDPLQIAMKELKSRKIPIIIRRYLPDGSYEDWGCDELIITD